In Curtobacterium sp. MCPF17_002, one genomic interval encodes:
- a CDS encoding AI-2E family transporter, producing the protein MHLPKKRDPQQEDHSPTPNVTFEVTRGGTGVRVNAFRIGFMGAIGVLVALVAGSIIQQLSTVLVYIGVALFLALGVDPLVSFLERLVPRWVAITVVVVGVLAAFAGVVFAVVPILVQQATNLIQNFPDVVQDISGQQWVQDLSKQFNGSFDIDHALQSLQTFVENPGNLLSLGGGILAVGSGILSGLTGAVIVIILMLYFLASMRGMKSMTYRFVPASRRQNFIDVSEQITQAVGRYVVGQISQALINGILSLVFLLIIGAPLPVLLASFAFLGSLIPLVGTLAAAIVISLLCLFASPATALAAAVYYLVYMQVEAYVISPRIMSRAVSVPGALVVIAAVAGGTIGGVLGALVALPVAASVIIIVQKVIYPRQEQA; encoded by the coding sequence GTGCACTTGCCCAAGAAGCGCGACCCGCAGCAGGAAGACCACAGCCCCACACCGAACGTGACGTTCGAGGTGACCAGGGGCGGCACGGGCGTGCGCGTCAACGCGTTCCGCATCGGGTTCATGGGCGCGATCGGGGTGCTCGTCGCGCTGGTCGCCGGGTCGATCATCCAGCAGCTGAGCACCGTCCTCGTCTACATCGGAGTCGCCCTGTTCCTCGCGCTCGGCGTCGACCCGCTCGTGTCGTTCCTCGAGCGGCTCGTGCCGCGGTGGGTGGCGATCACGGTCGTCGTCGTCGGCGTGCTCGCGGCGTTCGCGGGCGTGGTGTTCGCGGTCGTCCCGATCCTCGTGCAACAGGCGACGAACCTCATCCAGAACTTCCCGGACGTCGTGCAGGACATCTCGGGGCAGCAGTGGGTGCAGGACCTGTCGAAGCAGTTCAACGGCTCGTTCGACATCGACCACGCGCTGCAGTCGCTGCAGACCTTCGTCGAGAACCCCGGCAACCTGCTGAGCCTCGGCGGCGGCATCCTGGCGGTGGGCAGCGGGATCCTGTCCGGGCTCACCGGCGCCGTCATCGTCATCATCCTGATGCTGTACTTCCTCGCCTCGATGCGCGGCATGAAGTCGATGACCTACCGCTTCGTCCCGGCGTCGCGGCGGCAGAACTTCATCGACGTGAGTGAGCAGATCACCCAGGCGGTGGGGCGCTACGTGGTGGGGCAGATCTCGCAGGCGCTCATCAACGGCATCCTCAGCCTGGTGTTCCTGCTCATCATCGGCGCGCCCCTGCCGGTGCTGCTGGCGTCGTTCGCCTTCCTCGGGTCGCTCATCCCGCTCGTCGGCACCCTGGCAGCCGCGATCGTCATCTCGCTGCTGTGCCTCTTCGCCTCGCCGGCGACCGCCCTCGCGGCCGCGGTCTACTACCTCGTGTACATGCAGGTCGAGGCCTACGTCATCTCGCCGCGCATCATGTCGCGGGCGGTCTCGGTGCCCGGCGCCCTCGTCGTCATCGCGGCCGTCGCGGGTGGCACGATCGGCGGGGTCCTCGGCGCCCTGGTCGCGCTGCCGGTCGCCGCGTCGGTGATCATCATCGTCCAGAAGGTCATCTACCCGCGGCAAGAGCAGGCATGA
- a CDS encoding glycosyltransferase, whose amino-acid sequence MSEDATTATAEPTGATAGHRPLRVLIAADTFAPDVNGAATFAEQLAVGLTERGHEVHVVAPASSRHYGTFDEELHGVTLVVHRLKSYKWPLHPWLRFVWPWSVRKWTAPILDAVKPDVLHIQSHVVIGRGIVHEANARGIRVIATNHFMPENLLEYTPFGKWTLPIALKIAWNDAAKTYRLADAITTPTNLAADYLRRAIAGQRVLAISCGIDASRYVARAGRPANNDIVFVGRVAPEKNLDVLVRALAILPAELNATLTIVGDGEMIPKLQAEAKELGLEDRVRFLGFVSDEVKQQALTNATVFAMPSTAELQSISSLEGMASGLPVVAADSMALPHLIDGNGYLFVPGDVDDLAAKLTAVLTASDDDYVAMRERSLTMIEAHDINRTLATFEALYRGEPVA is encoded by the coding sequence GTGTCAGAGGACGCCACCACCGCCACCGCCGAGCCGACGGGTGCGACGGCCGGTCACCGACCGCTGCGCGTGCTGATCGCCGCGGACACCTTCGCCCCCGACGTCAACGGGGCCGCCACCTTCGCCGAGCAGCTCGCCGTCGGACTCACCGAGCGTGGACACGAGGTCCACGTCGTCGCCCCCGCGTCGAGCCGCCACTACGGCACCTTCGACGAGGAACTGCACGGCGTCACGCTCGTCGTGCACCGCCTCAAGTCGTACAAGTGGCCGCTGCACCCGTGGCTGCGCTTCGTGTGGCCGTGGAGCGTCCGCAAGTGGACCGCCCCGATCCTCGACGCGGTCAAGCCCGACGTCCTGCACATCCAGTCGCACGTGGTGATCGGCCGGGGCATCGTGCACGAGGCGAACGCCCGCGGCATCCGGGTGATCGCGACGAACCACTTCATGCCGGAGAACCTCCTCGAGTACACCCCGTTCGGCAAGTGGACGCTGCCCATCGCGCTGAAGATCGCGTGGAACGACGCCGCGAAGACCTACCGGCTCGCCGACGCGATCACGACGCCGACGAACCTGGCCGCGGACTACCTCCGTCGCGCGATCGCGGGGCAGCGCGTCCTGGCGATCTCGTGCGGCATCGACGCCTCGCGGTACGTCGCCCGTGCGGGCCGTCCCGCGAACAACGACATCGTGTTCGTCGGCCGGGTCGCGCCGGAGAAGAACCTCGACGTCCTCGTGCGGGCGCTGGCGATCCTGCCCGCCGAGCTGAACGCGACGCTGACCATCGTCGGCGACGGCGAGATGATCCCGAAGCTGCAGGCGGAGGCGAAGGAACTCGGGCTCGAGGACCGTGTCCGCTTCCTCGGGTTCGTGTCCGACGAGGTCAAGCAGCAGGCGCTCACGAACGCCACGGTGTTCGCGATGCCGTCGACGGCCGAGCTGCAGAGCATCTCGTCGCTCGAGGGGATGGCCTCCGGGCTGCCGGTCGTCGCGGCCGACTCGATGGCGCTCCCGCACCTGATCGACGGCAACGGGTACCTGTTCGTGCCGGGCGACGTGGACGACCTGGCGGCGAAGCTCACGGCGGTGCTCACGGCGTCCGACGACGACTACGTGGCCATGCGGGAACGCAGTCTGACCATGATCGAGGCACACGACATCAACCGCACGCTCGCGACGTTCGAGGCGCTGTATCGTGGGGAGCCGGTGGCCTGA